A window of Mercenaria mercenaria strain notata chromosome 16, MADL_Memer_1, whole genome shotgun sequence contains these coding sequences:
- the LOC123540833 gene encoding uncharacterized protein LOC123540833: MVEGIVLVYGAFVLFFQPAGQGPIVGVPIQNKAPITQKFSAALSVLSAILASAGFSSDYWIIHDTDSDTILHSGLFKTCWGPFCVSHVEALIKEPVWIVEVIAGLAGIGLMALSSILKVYKMCTHLSSKSIIGLDRVVAILGSK, translated from the exons ATGGTGGAAGGAATAGTTTTAGTTTATGGtgcatttgttctttttttccagCCTGCAGGGCAGGGCCCAATCGTTGGTGTACCGATTCAGAACAAAGCTCCAATTACACAGAAGTTCAGTGCTGCTCTGTCTGTTTTATCGGCAATCCTGGCAAGTGCTGGCTTCTCCTCAGATTACTGGATAATCCATGACACTGACAGTGACACCATATTGCATAGTGgtttatttaaaacatgttggGGACCATTCTGCGTGTCGCATGTTG aggCATTGATAAAAGAGCCGGTATGGATTGTTGAAGTTATTGCAGGTTTGGCGGGAATCGGCTTGATGGCACTCTCATCAATTCTCAAGGTGTACAAAATGTGTACACATCTGTCATCAAAATCAATTATTGGCTTGGACAGAGTGGTTGCCATTTTGGGAAGTAAGTAA